A genomic segment from Lignipirellula cremea encodes:
- a CDS encoding DUF1592 domain-containing protein, whose product MLPSRVLLHSSLVLGLGFLFAGAAFGAEPFEAFLQQHCVRCHGPQKQEGDVRIDQLSRDFKDAADSHHWAEIIERVNAGEMPPEKEPQPTQDEIAAFVMSLDSRLKEGRAGRMAARPAVAHYRLSRKEYQNTVYDLLGVRYDPAKPGELNEDTLWHGFERIGSELSLSPSHVDRYYRAADIVLDRAFPATSPEARKVRKTAAELRYGGGKIQQEALDRFGIKRPLRYLLFPGRVQNALSPNWFGSTGPEHSGLYRMRLQASGVRPPGGQPAHLSIGKETGEETVQGLIEFDITAPEDSPQVYEFEVFLEMPDSLHFCVVATDVVDRRGGAAFRNALSSRSYIFTHSSETALLNPNAPQMFDGDGNGIFSTVLLDWIEWEGPLLTEEEESLRHGVLPPDDASPEVVAEHLQRFAERAWRRPVKPEELEGYLDSCRAEREAGEKTADAFRIAMQGVLTSRNFIYLVEGAPEARDHLTDVELASRLSYFLWSSMPDDGLLSAAQGGALNGEGLEKEVDRMLTDSRINRFIDDFSRQWLQLHRVGMFPPDDKLYPGYDDWLETSMRTEPVEYFREMFTKNLPVDGFLDSDWTMANARLCDFYGLPEPQASGFQRVALAPEDHRGGLLTMGAVLGLTSDGTRHRPVHRGVWVSEAIFNKTPPPPPANVDPIEPNPPQSPKATIRQKLASHAQHASCAACHRGIDPLGFAFDQYDAIGQWRTREHVAAGTGQDPLVDASGVMPDGRPFTDSVEFKQLLLEDRDKVARAFIEQLCTYALRRVLTVDDQDDLKLIAEEAKKNNYQINDIVRAVALSELMRKR is encoded by the coding sequence ATGCTTCCCAGTCGAGTTTTATTACATTCCAGTCTGGTCCTTGGGCTGGGCTTCCTGTTCGCCGGGGCCGCCTTTGGGGCGGAACCGTTTGAGGCCTTTCTGCAGCAGCACTGCGTCCGCTGCCATGGCCCCCAGAAGCAGGAAGGCGACGTGCGGATCGACCAGCTGTCGCGCGACTTCAAGGACGCCGCCGACTCGCACCACTGGGCGGAGATCATCGAACGCGTCAACGCTGGCGAGATGCCCCCGGAGAAAGAGCCCCAGCCGACCCAGGACGAGATTGCAGCGTTTGTGATGAGTCTCGACTCACGACTCAAGGAGGGCAGGGCAGGGCGGATGGCGGCCCGGCCAGCCGTCGCGCACTACCGACTGAGCCGCAAGGAATATCAGAACACGGTCTACGATCTGCTGGGCGTGCGTTACGATCCGGCCAAGCCGGGGGAGCTGAACGAGGACACGCTGTGGCACGGTTTTGAACGGATCGGGTCGGAACTTTCGCTCTCGCCGTCGCATGTAGACCGCTATTACCGCGCGGCGGATATCGTGCTGGACCGCGCTTTCCCGGCCACGTCCCCCGAAGCTCGCAAGGTCCGCAAGACGGCGGCCGAGTTGCGTTATGGCGGCGGGAAAATTCAGCAAGAGGCGCTGGACCGGTTCGGCATCAAACGGCCCCTGCGTTATCTCCTTTTTCCTGGTCGGGTCCAGAACGCCCTTTCGCCCAACTGGTTTGGGAGCACGGGGCCGGAGCACAGCGGGCTCTATCGAATGCGCCTGCAGGCCAGCGGAGTCCGCCCGCCCGGGGGCCAGCCGGCCCACCTGAGCATCGGCAAGGAGACCGGAGAGGAGACCGTGCAGGGCCTCATCGAATTTGACATCACGGCGCCGGAAGACAGTCCGCAGGTTTATGAGTTCGAGGTGTTTCTCGAGATGCCTGATTCGCTGCATTTCTGCGTGGTGGCTACCGATGTGGTGGACCGCCGGGGCGGCGCCGCTTTCCGCAATGCGCTGTCCAGCAGGTCGTATATTTTTACGCATAGCAGCGAGACCGCGCTCCTGAACCCGAACGCCCCGCAGATGTTCGACGGGGACGGGAACGGCATCTTCTCGACGGTGCTTCTCGATTGGATCGAATGGGAAGGGCCGCTGCTCACGGAGGAAGAAGAATCCTTGCGACATGGCGTGCTGCCGCCTGACGACGCGAGTCCCGAAGTGGTCGCAGAGCATTTGCAACGATTCGCCGAACGCGCCTGGCGCCGGCCGGTGAAGCCCGAGGAACTGGAGGGCTATCTGGACTCCTGCCGCGCCGAACGCGAGGCGGGCGAAAAGACGGCCGATGCCTTTCGGATCGCGATGCAGGGCGTGCTGACGTCCCGGAATTTCATTTACCTCGTGGAGGGCGCTCCGGAAGCTCGCGATCATTTGACGGATGTGGAGCTGGCCTCGCGGCTCTCGTATTTCCTGTGGAGTTCGATGCCCGATGACGGTCTCCTCAGTGCGGCCCAAGGCGGCGCCTTGAACGGCGAGGGCCTCGAGAAAGAAGTAGACCGGATGCTGACGGACAGCCGCATCAATCGCTTTATCGACGACTTCTCGCGGCAGTGGCTGCAGCTGCACCGCGTGGGGATGTTCCCGCCGGACGACAAGCTTTATCCCGGCTACGATGACTGGCTCGAAACGAGCATGCGGACCGAGCCGGTCGAGTATTTCCGCGAGATGTTCACGAAGAACCTGCCCGTTGACGGCTTCCTGGATTCCGACTGGACGATGGCCAACGCCCGGCTTTGCGATTTTTACGGACTGCCGGAGCCCCAGGCAAGCGGCTTCCAGCGCGTCGCCCTGGCGCCGGAGGACCATCGCGGCGGTTTGCTCACAATGGGCGCGGTGCTGGGTTTGACCTCGGACGGAACGCGCCATCGTCCGGTGCATCGCGGCGTCTGGGTCAGTGAAGCGATCTTCAACAAAACTCCGCCGCCGCCTCCGGCGAACGTCGATCCGATTGAGCCGAACCCGCCGCAGAGTCCCAAAGCGACCATTCGTCAGAAGCTGGCCTCGCATGCCCAGCACGCGAGTTGCGCTGCCTGTCATCGCGGGATTGATCCGCTGGGGTTCGCCTTCGATCAGTATGACGCCATCGGCCAGTGGAGAACACGCGAGCACGTTGCCGCCGGCACCGGGCAGGATCCGCTGGTGGACGCCTCGGGCGTCATGCCCGACGGTCGTCCGTTCACCGATTCCGTCGAGTTCAAACAGCTACTGCTCGAAGACCGCGACAAGGTCGCGCGGGCCTTCATCGAGCAACTCTGCACCTACGCTCTCCGCCGCGTACTCACGGTGGATGACCAGGACGACCTCAAGTTGATTGCAGAAGAAGCAAAGAAAAACAATTACCAGATCAATGATATTGTGCGAGCCGTGGCTTTGTCGGAGCTGATGCGGAAGCGATAG